One genomic region from Gopherus flavomarginatus isolate rGopFla2 chromosome 20, rGopFla2.mat.asm, whole genome shotgun sequence encodes:
- the VSIG8 gene encoding V-set and immunoglobulin domain-containing protein 8, with translation MFPHSDTALLEAVRISAKGQQVLYLAQGDSVRLGCPYILEPQDNGPSNLDIIWTMVNPEQRLPVSLSPTPHPTSLFLTYQDQKIRYGSVPGLQQRVSFVAQDPSLYDASIHLANLQVSDSATYECRVRKATVDTHLITITVLEKPAAPRCWMDGEPVRGGNLMLRCCSDGGSLPLSYQWSKMGGDYAMGWLPPRTVQGQGSGDLMIQSLSQEHSGTYCCRVTNRVGYTQCMVHVSVPRVGYTGSRNVGLIVGSVLGAIFLLILLLSILWALLWYCRRRHCQPVVPIEIR, from the exons ATGTTCCCACATAGTGACActg CTCTGCTGGAGGCGGTGCGGATCAGCGCAAAGGGCCAGCAGGTGCTGTACCTGGCCCAGGGAGactctgtgaggctgggctgccCCTATATCCTGGAGCCTCAGGACAATGGACCCTCCAACCTGGACATCATATGGACCATGGTGAACCCTGAGCAGAGGCTGCCAGTGAGTCTGAGCCCCACCCCTCATCCCACTTCCTTA TTCCTGACCTACCAGGACCAGAAGATCAGGTACGGCAGCGTCCCAGGCCTGCAGCAGAGGGTGTCATTTGTGGCCCAGGACCCAAGCTTGTATGATGCCTCCATCCACCTGGCAAACCTGCAGGTGTCAGACTCGGCCACCTATGAGTGCAGGGTGAGGAAAGCCACTGTCGACACCCACTTGATCACCATTACTGTGCTCG AGAAGCCGGCCGCCCCTCGGTGCTGGATGGACGGGGAGCCGGTCAGGGGAGGCAACCTCATGCTTAGGTGCTGCTCTGATGGgggctcccttcccctctcctaccAGTGGTCCAAGATGGGAGGGGACTATGCCATGGGCTGGCTGCCCCCCAGAACAGTACAGG GGCAAGGCTCGGGGGACCTGATGATCCAGAGCCTGTCGCAGGAGCACTCCGGGACCTACTGCTGCCGCGTGACCAACAGGGTGGGTTACACCCAGTGCATGGTGCATGTCTCCGTCCCTCGTGTCGGCTACACAG GTTCAAGGAATGTGGGGCTCATTGTGGGCTCTGTCCTGGGGGCCATTTTCCTTCTGATCCTGCTGCTCTCGATCCTCTGGGCCCTGCTGTGGTACTGCAGACGGAGGCACTGCCAGCCCGTGGTGCCCATCGAGATCAGGTGA